From Desulfomonilia bacterium, the proteins below share one genomic window:
- a CDS encoding aspartate aminotransferase family protein translates to MEYLMNTPARLPVGLVKGNGCRVTDEAGKTYLDMVAGIAVCNLGHCHPAVVEALKSQVETLFHCSNLYRIPVQERFAEMLSKNAFNGKLFFCNSGAEANEGAIKLIRRYSADKGKRGSKIITCSGSFHGRTITTVAATGQIKFRKGFDPITEGFVHVDYGSIEAVKEVLDESIGGIILEPIQGESGIRIPPSGYLEELRDLCDRSGILLCLDEVQTGFSRTGKLFAYMYENMTPDIMTMAKAIANGFPAGAIMAREEVAEVFVPGTHASTFGGNPLAMAAGLATLEVMIKEDMPSRSMKMGAYFTGRLQELKKVHPSLIEIRGKGLMIGAEFDTDISFMTKEGLARGILLNTIGDRIIRLVPPIVITESEIDMAVSLIDEILKEKGL, encoded by the coding sequence GTGGAATATTTAATGAACACACCGGCAAGACTGCCGGTCGGACTTGTAAAAGGAAACGGCTGCCGGGTAACGGACGAGGCAGGAAAGACATATCTGGATATGGTCGCAGGCATTGCGGTCTGCAATCTAGGCCACTGCCATCCTGCGGTTGTCGAAGCCCTCAAATCTCAGGTTGAGACCCTGTTCCACTGCTCCAACCTGTACCGCATACCGGTACAGGAAAGGTTTGCAGAAATGCTTTCCAAGAATGCGTTTAATGGAAAACTGTTTTTCTGCAATTCCGGGGCGGAAGCGAACGAGGGTGCAATAAAGCTTATAAGGCGGTATTCTGCCGATAAAGGTAAACGCGGGTCAAAAATCATCACCTGCTCCGGCTCATTTCACGGCAGGACCATAACAACGGTTGCTGCGACTGGCCAGATCAAGTTCAGAAAAGGATTCGATCCAATAACCGAAGGATTCGTACATGTTGATTACGGCAGTATCGAGGCTGTAAAAGAGGTCCTTGACGAGTCCATTGGCGGGATAATTCTTGAACCTATTCAGGGTGAAAGCGGCATACGGATACCTCCCTCCGGTTATCTTGAAGAACTGAGGGATCTCTGCGACAGAAGCGGCATTCTTCTGTGTCTGGACGAGGTTCAGACAGGGTTTTCAAGGACCGGCAAGCTCTTTGCCTATATGTACGAGAACATGACACCTGATATCATGACCATGGCAAAGGCCATCGCCAACGGATTTCCGGCCGGTGCAATAATGGCCAGAGAAGAAGTTGCCGAGGTCTTCGTTCCGGGTACGCATGCATCGACCTTTGGAGGAAACCCTCTTGCAATGGCGGCTGGGCTTGCAACGCTCGAGGTTATGATAAAGGAAGATATGCCGTCGCGCAGTATGAAGATGGGGGCCTATTTTACAGGCAGGCTACAAGAACTCAAGAAAGTGCATCCGTCATTGATTGAAATACGCGGAAAAGGTCTCATGATAGGCGCAGAATTCGATACGGACATCAGTTTTATGACGAAAGAAGGGCTTGCCAGGGGAATTCTGCTTAATACCATTGGCGATCGGATAATAAGGCTTGTGCCTCCGATCGTTATAACCGAATCAGAGATTGACATGGCGGTTTCTTTGATTGATGAGATACTCAAGGAAAAAGGATTATGA
- the argF gene encoding ornithine carbamoyltransferase — MKRDLLSLRDLTKEEIYGLFDKSRTFKMGDVPQSLKNKAVALVFEKASTRTRISFEVGVFRLGGHPVVLMPGGSQMARGEPLKDTARVLNRYCDMIVMRTYAHSNVEEMARYTDVPVINALTDLLHPCQVLADCFTIIEKFGSIEDRKVAWLGDGFNMANSWINAAAILGFELMLACPRGYEPDAGIMDRAVREGAKVSLVSDPMLAVKGAIAVNTDVWASMGQEEETLDRVKAFDGYKVTSEIMDHALPDAVFMHCLPAHRDEEVSEEVFEGPRSIVWDQTENRLYVQEAVMDFLASHK; from the coding sequence ATGAAAAGGGACCTTCTATCATTAAGAGATCTCACAAAAGAAGAGATATACGGGCTGTTCGATAAATCCAGAACCTTTAAAATGGGAGATGTGCCCCAAAGCCTTAAAAACAAAGCCGTAGCGCTTGTCTTTGAAAAGGCCTCGACGCGCACACGGATTTCCTTCGAAGTGGGCGTGTTCCGGCTGGGTGGACACCCCGTGGTTCTGATGCCCGGGGGAAGCCAGATGGCCCGAGGTGAACCGCTAAAGGACACGGCCAGGGTGCTTAACAGGTATTGCGACATGATCGTCATGAGAACCTACGCGCATTCCAATGTAGAGGAAATGGCCAGATATACTGATGTGCCGGTAATAAACGCCCTGACTGATTTGCTCCATCCCTGTCAGGTGCTGGCTGACTGCTTTACAATAATAGAGAAATTCGGAAGTATCGAAGACCGCAAAGTCGCATGGCTGGGTGATGGATTCAATATGGCCAATTCATGGATAAACGCTGCCGCCATTCTTGGTTTTGAGCTCATGCTTGCCTGTCCCAGGGGTTATGAGCCTGATGCCGGGATTATGGACAGGGCTGTCAGGGAAGGGGCAAAGGTGAGCCTTGTAAGCGATCCGATGCTTGCAGTTAAGGGTGCAATAGCAGTGAATACGGATGTGTGGGCCAGTATGGGCCAGGAGGAAGAAACACTTGACAGGGTAAAGGCATTTGATGGTTATAAGGTTACTTCTGAGATCATGGATCATGCGCTTCCAGATGCAGTTTTCATGCACTGCCTTCCAGCACACAGGGACGAAGAGGTCAGCGAGGAGGTTTTCGAGGGACCACGCTCGATCGTGTGGGACCAGACAGAGAACAGACTTTATGTTCAGGAGGCCGTAATGGACTTCCTGGCATCACATAAATAA
- a CDS encoding argininosuccinate synthase, translating to MAKAKKKIVLLYSGGLDTSVMLKWLQDELDYEVICYCSDLGQAEELDGLDAKAKKTGAKKLYIDDLREDFVRDYVFPAFRADIVYEGLYLLGTSLARPLIAKRAIEIAHKEGAEAVAHGATGKGNDQVRFELTFWALDPHIKVVAPWKMDEWKLRSRDKMIDYAKKHGIPVPVTKAKPYSMDRNLLHISYEGGILEDPWNAPNDDMYILSKSPEKAPDKPTEITISFKDGDPVAINGKKMSPATLLARLNELGGENGIGRVDIVENRYVGMKSRGCYETPGGTIMKIAHRGIEQITMDREVMHLRDELMPKYANLVYYGYWFAPERVALQKLIDESQKNVTGDVRVKLYKGNCIVTGRRSKYSLYNPEVATFDEDMVYDQKDAKGFIRLNALRLRMRALRKNG from the coding sequence ATGGCAAAGGCAAAGAAAAAGATTGTTCTTCTGTATTCAGGCGGACTGGATACTTCGGTTATGCTCAAATGGCTTCAGGATGAATTAGATTATGAAGTGATCTGCTACTGTTCAGATCTGGGTCAGGCTGAAGAGCTTGACGGACTTGATGCTAAGGCAAAGAAAACCGGGGCAAAAAAACTTTATATAGATGACTTGAGGGAAGATTTCGTAAGAGATTACGTATTCCCGGCATTCAGGGCCGATATCGTTTATGAGGGCCTTTACCTCCTCGGGACATCGCTTGCCAGGCCTCTGATTGCAAAGCGCGCCATTGAGATAGCCCATAAGGAAGGGGCCGAAGCGGTCGCCCACGGTGCAACCGGCAAGGGTAACGACCAGGTGCGTTTCGAGCTTACATTCTGGGCGCTGGATCCGCATATAAAGGTGGTAGCCCCGTGGAAAATGGACGAATGGAAGCTCCGTTCGCGCGATAAGATGATTGACTATGCAAAAAAGCATGGCATACCGGTGCCCGTGACCAAGGCGAAGCCTTACAGCATGGACAGGAATCTGCTTCATATCAGCTATGAAGGCGGCATACTGGAAGACCCGTGGAATGCCCCGAATGATGACATGTACATCCTGTCAAAGTCACCTGAGAAGGCGCCGGACAAACCCACTGAAATCACCATCAGTTTCAAGGACGGCGATCCTGTGGCCATTAACGGCAAAAAGATGTCGCCTGCAACGCTCCTTGCAAGGCTTAATGAACTGGGTGGAGAAAACGGTATAGGCCGAGTCGATATCGTCGAGAACAGATATGTAGGTATGAAATCGCGCGGCTGCTATGAGACGCCCGGCGGGACAATAATGAAGATCGCGCACCGTGGAATCGAACAGATCACCATGGACAGGGAGGTCATGCATTTAAGGGATGAACTCATGCCGAAATATGCAAACCTGGTTTATTACGGCTACTGGTTTGCCCCTGAAAGGGTTGCACTGCAGAAGCTTATCGACGAGAGCCAGAAGAATGTTACGGGTGATGTCAGGGTCAAACTCTACAAGGGCAACTGCATTGTGACGGGCCGACGCTCGAAGTATTCTCTGTATAACCCGGAGGTTGCCACTTTTGATGAAGATATGGTCTATGACCAGAAGGATGCAAAGGGCTTCATCAGGCTTAATGCCTTGAGGCTCAGAATGAGGGCTCTGAGGAAAAATGGATAA
- the argH gene encoding argininosuccinate lyase, which translates to MDKPWSGRFKDETDASVEAFTESVSFDKRLWREDIEGSIAHAGMLACCGIISGEEAGVIVNGLKAIALDIENGNFNFDPKLEDVHMNIEAELIKRIGKPGKKLHTARSRNDQVALDLRLHVKNGLKDINEALIGFMKVLVEKASDHVNDIIPGMTHMQFAQPVSFAHHLLAYFEMALRDYRRVSDAIKGLNESFPLGAAALAGTPHPIDRFITAARLGFDWPSRNSMDAVSDRDFALDAIYACSVIMMHLSRLAEEIIIWNSQAYGLIELPDSYTTGSSIMPQKKNPDVAELVRGKTGRVYGNLISLLTLMKGLPLTYNRDMQEDKPPIFDTIDTTLSSLVVMTGLVKGITLKKESAMAAVDKGFITATDIADYLASKGVPFRDAHHITGEIVSWLIGVKKTITDMTIEDFKSFSDKFCEDVLEYVKPSSSVDRRKSFGGTARKNVRDSIKKARRMLDKMKN; encoded by the coding sequence ATGGATAAACCCTGGTCAGGGAGATTCAAGGACGAGACTGATGCTTCAGTAGAAGCGTTCACCGAAAGTGTGAGCTTTGATAAGAGGCTCTGGCGAGAGGATATTGAGGGTTCTATCGCCCATGCAGGCATGCTAGCATGTTGCGGCATCATTTCAGGAGAAGAAGCCGGAGTTATTGTTAACGGACTGAAAGCGATCGCTCTCGATATAGAAAACGGTAATTTTAATTTTGATCCCAAGCTGGAAGACGTTCACATGAATATCGAGGCCGAGCTTATAAAGCGCATCGGTAAGCCCGGCAAGAAGCTCCATACCGCAAGAAGCCGCAATGACCAGGTGGCCCTTGATCTGAGGCTTCATGTAAAAAATGGCCTAAAGGATATAAATGAAGCCCTTATAGGTTTCATGAAGGTCCTGGTGGAGAAGGCATCTGATCATGTCAATGATATAATACCTGGCATGACACACATGCAGTTCGCACAGCCTGTGAGCTTTGCCCACCATCTGCTCGCCTATTTCGAGATGGCATTAAGGGATTACAGACGTGTAAGTGACGCGATAAAGGGATTGAACGAATCGTTTCCGCTTGGAGCGGCAGCCCTTGCAGGCACGCCTCACCCGATAGACCGGTTCATTACGGCAGCGCGGCTTGGTTTTGACTGGCCGTCAAGGAATTCCATGGATGCTGTAAGCGACAGGGACTTTGCCCTTGATGCCATTTATGCCTGCAGTGTCATCATGATGCACCTGAGCAGGCTTGCAGAAGAGATCATAATCTGGAACTCGCAGGCATACGGCCTTATCGAACTCCCGGACAGTTATACGACCGGAAGTTCAATAATGCCCCAGAAAAAGAACCCCGACGTGGCCGAGCTTGTCAGGGGCAAAACCGGACGTGTCTACGGAAACCTGATCAGCCTGCTTACGCTCATGAAAGGCCTGCCCCTTACCTATAACCGTGATATGCAGGAGGATAAGCCGCCGATATTCGACACAATCGATACGACATTATCCTCTCTCGTTGTCATGACTGGACTCGTCAAAGGCATAACGCTGAAAAAGGAATCCGCCATGGCTGCCGTCGATAAAGGTTTTATCACTGCAACGGACATTGCTGACTATCTGGCATCAAAAGGCGTGCCATTCAGGGACGCGCACCATATCACAGGTGAGATTGTCTCCTGGCTGATCGGGGTTAAAAAGACGATAACCGACATGACAATCGAAGACTTCAAGTCATTTTCAGACAAGTTCTGCGAAGACGTGCTGGAATATGTCAAACCCTCCTCATCGGTTGACCGTAGAAAGAGCTTTGGCGGTACCGCAAGAAAAAATGTCAGGGATTCGATAAAAAAGGCCAGGCGTATGCTTGATAAGATGAAAAACTGA
- the lysA gene encoding diaminopimelate decarboxylase produces MHDYSYIKNELCCGDIKLSEIAADVGTPFYCYSLPTLRRHIKAFEEPLKDVPHQTCFSMKSNANMAILSFMSSMGLGADVVSGGELFKAMKAGIPAERIVYSGAGKTTAEIDMALEAGIMMFNIESPEELDVVNERAGIIGKKAPIAIRVNPDVDPKTHPYISTGMKKNKFGIDIEGSIAQYMKAKNLPHVETVGIDCHIGSQLTEISPFRDAAERLKILVGKLRENSIALKYLDLGGGLGITYSNEEPPQPADYAKTVIEEVGGLGLKLVFEPGRVLVGNIGVLVTTVQYRKVTPAKTFIIVDAGMNDLVRPSLYDAYHEIKPLLDRKTDVEKVDVVGPICESSDFLAKDRDLPQVGRGDMLAVMSAGAYGFAMSSNYNARTHIPEVLVDGNRYFVVRKRQTYEELISGEIIPESLLGG; encoded by the coding sequence ATGCATGACTATTCTTACATAAAAAATGAACTCTGCTGCGGCGACATAAAACTTTCAGAAATAGCAGCAGATGTGGGAACCCCTTTTTACTGCTACAGCCTGCCCACTTTAAGACGGCATATAAAGGCTTTTGAAGAGCCTTTGAAAGACGTGCCTCATCAGACCTGCTTTTCGATGAAATCAAATGCTAACATGGCAATATTGAGTTTTATGTCATCCATGGGCCTCGGCGCAGATGTTGTTTCAGGCGGAGAGCTCTTCAAGGCCATGAAGGCTGGCATTCCTGCTGAAAGGATAGTCTATTCGGGTGCGGGCAAGACAACCGCCGAAATAGACATGGCGCTTGAGGCCGGAATAATGATGTTCAATATCGAAAGCCCGGAAGAGCTTGATGTAGTCAATGAGAGGGCGGGCATCATTGGGAAAAAGGCCCCGATAGCAATACGCGTCAATCCGGATGTCGACCCAAAGACCCATCCCTATATTTCCACAGGCATGAAGAAAAACAAGTTCGGCATCGATATAGAAGGTTCGATAGCTCAATATATGAAGGCTAAAAACCTGCCACATGTGGAAACAGTAGGAATCGACTGCCATATCGGCAGCCAGCTTACTGAAATCTCCCCTTTCAGGGATGCGGCTGAACGCCTGAAAATCCTTGTCGGAAAACTTAGAGAAAACAGTATTGCTTTAAAATACCTTGATCTTGGCGGGGGTCTCGGGATTACCTATTCGAATGAAGAACCGCCGCAGCCCGCTGATTATGCAAAAACGGTTATTGAGGAAGTCGGTGGATTGGGGCTCAAACTCGTTTTCGAGCCTGGAAGGGTTCTTGTGGGCAATATAGGAGTTCTTGTTACAACGGTTCAATACAGAAAGGTAACCCCTGCAAAAACATTTATCATCGTCGATGCCGGGATGAATGACCTTGTAAGGCCGTCACTCTATGATGCATATCACGAAATAAAACCTCTTCTTGACAGGAAAACTGATGTCGAAAAGGTGGATGTTGTGGGTCCGATATGCGAATCCAGCGATTTTCTGGCTAAAGACCGCGACCTTCCTCAAGTCGGGCGCGGTGATATGCTGGCAGTGATGAGTGCAGGCGCATACGGTTTTGCCATGAGTTCGAATTACAATGCCAGGACACATATTCCCGAAGTCCTGGTAGATGGGAACAGGTACTTTGTGGTAAGGAAGAGGCAGACTTACGAAGAGCTGATCTCCGGCGAGATTATACCGGAGTCATTGCTGGGAGGATAG
- the dapA gene encoding 4-hydroxy-tetrahydrodipicolinate synthase has product MFSGAIVAIVTPFKDGIVDEKAYKKLIDHVIAGGVSGIVPCGTTGESATMSHEEHKRIIDLSVAEVGGRVKVIAGTGSNSTDEAISLTKHAKKAGADGVLSVVPYYNKPTPKGLFAHFEAIAKSCDIPVVLYNIPGRTGINMPAATTIALSKIDTIVGIKEASGDLSLASQIIKHARGDFSVLAGDDALTLPMLSIGGKGVISVTANILPDKVAGLIKAWESGDSAKATEMHLDLIEFHNAMFIETNPIPVKTALSLMGFINEEFRLPLCKMDTANKEKLAMALREKGCI; this is encoded by the coding sequence ATGTTTTCCGGAGCGATAGTAGCGATTGTAACACCCTTTAAAGACGGCATAGTTGACGAAAAGGCATACAAAAAGCTTATCGATCATGTTATTGCCGGCGGAGTGTCGGGAATCGTTCCCTGCGGAACCACGGGCGAATCAGCCACGATGTCGCACGAAGAGCATAAAAGGATAATCGATCTGAGCGTAGCCGAGGTCGGAGGGCGCGTAAAAGTTATTGCGGGTACAGGCTCGAACTCTACTGATGAGGCGATAAGCCTTACGAAACATGCAAAAAAGGCCGGTGCGGATGGTGTCCTGTCTGTTGTGCCATATTACAACAAGCCTACACCCAAAGGTCTTTTCGCCCATTTCGAAGCAATTGCCAAATCATGCGACATACCGGTGGTGCTTTACAATATACCCGGAAGGACGGGTATAAATATGCCTGCTGCTACAACGATTGCGCTATCAAAAATAGATACGATAGTCGGTATAAAAGAGGCGAGCGGAGACTTGAGCCTGGCGTCGCAGATCATAAAGCATGCACGTGGTGATTTTTCTGTCCTTGCCGGAGATGATGCGCTCACGCTACCGATGCTTTCTATCGGAGGCAAAGGGGTAATTTCAGTAACGGCTAATATCCTGCCGGATAAGGTTGCGGGATTGATAAAGGCCTGGGAATCAGGGGACTCGGCAAAGGCGACCGAGATGCATCTTGATCTTATCGAGTTTCATAATGCCATGTTTATTGAAACCAATCCCATTCCTGTGAAAACAGCACTTTCACTGATGGGATTTATAAACGAAGAATTCAGGCTTCCGCTGTGCAAAATGGATACGGCGAACAAGGAAAAACTGGCTATGGCACTAAGAGAGAAAGGCTGCATATAA
- the dapB gene encoding 4-hydroxy-tetrahydrodipicolinate reductase has protein sequence MIKAGVIGIGGRMGMLIARGIADAPDMELAGALEITGHRLIGEDAGLSIGRERCGCIVSDNPRAAFKNADIIIDFTFPETTLKMISIASENKKAMVIGTTGLSDAQKTELMGYAWTVPFVFSPNMSIGVNVMFKVVEELTRLLGDSYDIEIVEAHHRLKKDAPSGTALGLAQSVAKAREVSLKDKVRFERHGMIGERPDGEIGIQTVRAGDIVGDHTVYFAGNGERIELKHQAHSRENFAAGAIKATRWIAGKAPGAYTMIDVLGI, from the coding sequence GTGATTAAAGCCGGTGTTATAGGCATAGGCGGCAGAATGGGAATGCTTATAGCCAGGGGAATAGCTGATGCCCCCGATATGGAGCTTGCCGGTGCACTCGAAATAACAGGCCACAGACTCATAGGAGAAGATGCGGGCCTTTCCATTGGCAGAGAAAGATGCGGTTGTATAGTTTCAGATAATCCAAGGGCGGCCTTTAAAAATGCAGATATTATCATAGATTTTACATTTCCCGAGACCACACTTAAAATGATTTCAATAGCCTCCGAGAATAAAAAAGCAATGGTAATAGGAACTACTGGCTTATCCGATGCACAGAAAACCGAGCTTATGGGTTATGCATGGACGGTTCCCTTTGTTTTTTCTCCCAATATGAGCATTGGCGTAAACGTAATGTTCAAGGTAGTTGAAGAACTGACACGGCTTTTGGGTGATTCCTATGACATAGAAATAGTTGAGGCACATCACAGACTCAAGAAAGATGCACCATCAGGAACAGCACTGGGACTTGCACAGTCCGTTGCAAAAGCAAGAGAAGTTTCTCTGAAGGACAAGGTCCGGTTTGAGCGCCATGGCATGATCGGTGAAAGACCTGATGGAGAAATAGGAATCCAGACTGTAAGGGCAGGCGATATCGTTGGCGACCACACCGTCTATTTTGCCGGCAATGGAGAAAGGATCGAGCTCAAACACCAGGCGCATTCAAGAGAGAACTTTGCGGCAGGTGCTATTAAGGCAACAAGGTGGATTGCCGGAAAGGCCCCTGGGGCCTATACGATGATTGATGTCCTGGGGATCTGA
- a CDS encoding fumarylacetoacetate hydrolase family protein, which produces MVDGVTPRLCENESGKPGKEISIKKILPPVVPSKVVCVGLNYRDHAKELGLDLPKEPLIFIKPGTSVIGHLDNILYPVQSERVDYEAELAVVISRPCSKVSPEEAAGYVQGYTCLNDVTARDLQIKDGQWTRAKSFDTFCPIGPHIETEISDPNNLDIRLVLNGEIRQASNTSNLIFPVNELISTISHIMTLNEGDIIATGTPSGIGPMNRGDKVCVEIEGIGVLENMLV; this is translated from the coding sequence ATGGTGGATGGCGTCACACCGCGACTCTGTGAAAATGAATCGGGAAAACCGGGTAAAGAGATTTCAATTAAAAAAATTCTTCCGCCTGTTGTTCCTTCAAAGGTGGTGTGTGTAGGTCTTAATTATCGTGATCATGCAAAAGAGCTCGGTCTTGACCTTCCGAAAGAACCGCTCATCTTCATCAAACCGGGCACTTCAGTCATCGGCCATCTTGATAACATCCTTTACCCCGTTCAGTCCGAACGTGTGGATTATGAGGCCGAACTTGCCGTTGTTATATCAAGACCATGTTCAAAGGTAAGCCCTGAAGAAGCGGCAGGTTATGTTCAGGGATATACATGTCTTAACGATGTAACCGCACGGGACCTTCAGATCAAGGACGGACAGTGGACGAGGGCCAAATCATTCGACACCTTCTGCCCCATTGGTCCCCATATTGAAACAGAAATAAGCGATCCCAATAATCTTGATATAAGGCTTGTCCTTAACGGAGAAATCAGGCAGGCATCCAATACCTCGAATCTGATTTTTCCGGTGAATGAGCTTATTTCCACGATCTCTCATATAATGACCCTTAATGAAGGTGATATAATTGCAACCGGGACACCATCAGGTATAGGCCCTATGAATAGGGGCGACAAGGTATGTGTTGAGATAGAAGGCATAGGTGTCCTTGAAAATATGCTTGTATAA
- the folK gene encoding 2-amino-4-hydroxy-6-hydroxymethyldihydropteridine diphosphokinase, whose translation MLGYLSIGSNIGNRKKYLENALSELTLRKINILKKSSIYESLPFETDDFQGNYLNMAVMVSFDMGPFALLKDCLDIENKLGRIRPYRHAPRTLDIDILMVEHIFIRTDVLILPHPGIEKRAFVIWPLGEISPDMLLPSGRYIREVKESLKDSENLNIWKI comes from the coding sequence ATGCTCGGTTATCTTTCGATAGGATCAAACATCGGGAACAGAAAGAAATACCTTGAAAACGCCCTGTCAGAATTGACACTTAGAAAAATCAATATATTAAAGAAATCCTCCATATACGAATCGCTGCCGTTTGAAACAGATGATTTTCAGGGAAACTATCTGAATATGGCGGTGATGGTATCATTTGATATGGGGCCGTTTGCGCTTTTAAAAGACTGCCTTGATATTGAAAATAAACTGGGGCGTATAAGACCATATCGCCATGCACCGAGGACTTTGGATATTGACATCCTCATGGTTGAGCATATTTTTATTCGTACGGATGTTCTGATACTGCCGCATCCGGGAATTGAAAAACGTGCTTTTGTAATCTGGCCGCTTGGCGAAATTTCACCGGATATGTTACTGCCGTCAGGCAGATATATTCGTGAGGTTAAAGAATCATTAAAAGATAGTGAAAATTTAAATATATGGAAAATATAG
- a CDS encoding response regulator — protein sequence MENIDQTSESEQKRKVLVIDDNQIVNKVISDYLKEYGFMVNQAYDGPSAIEIFDKERHDLVFLDYRMPEMDGMEVLKGIKNLDENAFVIFMTGEGSEDIAVTAMKSGAVDYLTKPISYTDLAHLAGKWIKEHDLLLENIRLKTVSEAHKNYIVSITETLGEAVITTDPQGRINFMNSTALRLWGATGSLNGQDIGILLHNLHRDIFAELNSALDEGIDKYEVECLFKRLDGCTFPGFMTASRLNIDPYQDYIVVVVRDLSDIDEMRRRMINTEKLASLGKVVEGVAHEIRNSLTSLGGFSRRLGKVIQDSGEPKLYLDYIMDDVRRLENVIQEIEEYVNYTKIHKPMFVQLDIRDVIDEAIQQIFANGSFPGIRYMVNTPDGLPNIQADKDFIIEAFGNIIKNACEAMGLEGLLEINVEIDPEYMIVDFVDTGRGIPPDEIKEIFNPFFTTKQKGAGVGLTKVYMILEEHGGYITVKSALGKGTRMRVYLPRFLSQKKLMAQSC from the coding sequence ATGGAAAATATAGATCAAACTTCAGAATCCGAGCAGAAACGAAAGGTCCTGGTTATTGACGACAATCAGATCGTCAATAAAGTTATTTCAGATTATCTGAAAGAATACGGGTTCATGGTGAATCAGGCATATGACGGTCCTTCAGCCATAGAGATATTCGACAAAGAAAGGCATGATCTTGTTTTTCTTGATTACCGCATGCCGGAAATGGACGGCATGGAGGTTTTAAAGGGAATAAAAAACCTTGATGAAAATGCATTTGTTATCTTCATGACCGGCGAAGGTTCGGAAGATATTGCAGTAACCGCAATGAAATCGGGTGCGGTGGATTATCTGACAAAACCCATATCATATACCGACCTTGCCCATCTGGCCGGAAAGTGGATAAAGGAACATGATCTCCTTCTCGAGAATATCAGATTAAAGACTGTTTCGGAGGCACATAAGAATTATATAGTCAGTATTACGGAAACACTGGGGGAGGCGGTGATTACCACAGATCCTCAAGGCAGGATAAACTTTATGAACTCTACCGCCTTAAGACTCTGGGGGGCAACCGGCAGCCTCAACGGACAGGATATCGGCATTTTATTACATAACCTTCATCGTGACATCTTTGCAGAGCTTAACAGTGCCCTGGATGAAGGAATTGACAAGTATGAGGTTGAGTGTCTGTTCAAAAGACTTGACGGGTGTACTTTCCCGGGATTTATGACTGCATCCAGGCTTAATATAGATCCATACCAAGATTATATAGTCGTAGTTGTGCGCGATCTGAGCGATATCGATGAAATGCGCAGGCGGATGATCAATACGGAAAAGCTTGCATCCCTTGGCAAAGTAGTAGAAGGGGTCGCTCATGAAATAAGAAACTCACTGACCTCACTGGGTGGTTTCTCGAGGAGACTCGGAAAGGTAATTCAGGATTCGGGAGAACCCAAGCTTTATCTCGATTATATCATGGATGATGTAAGAAGACTTGAGAACGTGATCCAGGAAATAGAAGAATATGTAAATTATACAAAAATACATAAACCCATGTTCGTTCAATTGGATATCAGAGATGTTATCGATGAAGCTATTCAACAGATTTTTGCCAATGGATCATTTCCAGGGATCAGGTATATGGTGAATACCCCCGATGGGCTTCCTAATATACAGGCTGACAAGGATTTCATTATTGAAGCGTTCGGAAACATTATAAAAAATGCCTGTGAGGCAATGGGATTGGAGGGGTTGCTGGAAATAAACGTAGAGATTGACCCTGAATACATGATTGTGGATTTTGTCGATACAGGAAGAGGTATTCCGCCGGACGAGATAAAGGAGATATTCAATCCGTTTTTTACCACCAAACAGAAAGGTGCCGGGGTGGGACTGACAAAAGTATATATGATCCTGGAGGAGCATGGCGGTTATATAACTGTAAAAAGTGCTCTCGGCAAAGGCACCAGAATGAGGGTATATCTCCCGAGGTTCCTGTCCCAGAAAAAGCTTATGGCGCAAAGCTGCTGA